The proteins below come from a single Eptesicus fuscus isolate TK198812 chromosome 5, DD_ASM_mEF_20220401, whole genome shotgun sequence genomic window:
- the TERB2 gene encoding telomere repeats-binding bouquet formation protein 2 yields MFQGQRGWFCRSVSGNLRQFWVAEGGTISDLRAADFLFSCDASHPDTLRVYQSLDYIDDNATVFHAYYLSAVANAEIKNSVALGHFVLPPACLQEEIRRKIGSFIWEQDQHFLREKHDEVMSNERNILKENSELATDHKKELSKSTKKHFIRTPVTEKQMYCPLQNYPVNNMVTGYISIDAMKKFLGELHDFIPGSSGYLAYHVQNEINMSTIKNKLKRK; encoded by the exons ATGTTTCAAGGGCAGCGGGGCTGGTTCTGCCGCAGCGTCAGCGGGAACCTGAGGCAATTCTGGG TGGCCGAAGGGGGGACGATCAGTGACCTGAGGGCCGCCGACTTCCTGTTCAGCTGCGATGCTTCGCACCCGGACACGCTGAG aGTCTATCAGAGCCTCGATTACATAGATGATAATGCTACCGTTTTTCATGCCTACTATCTCTCTGCAGTAGCTaatgctgaaattaaaaattcagtggcTCTAGGTCATTTCGttcttcctcctgcatgcctgcaAGAAG aaataagaagaaaaattggTAGTTTTATTTGGGAACAAGACCAACATTTTCTGAGAGAAAAG CATGATGAAGTAATGTCAAATGAAAGAAACATCCTTAAGGAAAACAGTGAACTGGCCACAGATCACAAAAAAGAATTATCCAAAAG cacaaaaaagcattttataaggaCTCCAGTTACAGAAAAGCAGATGTACTGCCCTCTTCAGAATTATCCAGTGAACAACATGGTAACag GCTATATATCAATTGATGCCATGAAGAAATTCCTTGGGGAGCTACATGACTTTATTCCTGGAAGTTCAGGATATTTGGCATACCATGttcaaaatgaaattaatatgtctaccataaaaaacaaattgaagaggaaataa